DNA sequence from the Cercospora beticola chromosome 8, complete sequence genome:
ATCTGACTTTCAAGGAGTCCTTTTTGGCGTTTTGGGCTGTGAGATTGGGAAATACCACGATCTTCGCCAACAAAGCACAATGAAGCGTTACAAGCAAAGCACAGAAACCATCAGAACGTTGTTGTATTGTGGGCAAATCCTGGCTGAGCCGGAAGTGTTGCAGCCTCACGACAATGACTCGCGCGAATTGACTAGTTATCTCTGTTCTCTAGGATACTGTCTAAAGTTAATGAATCAATCAAAAGGCCAAGGGACCGACAAGATTAGAATCATCTTCTGCCCTTCAACACAACTTTTCCTACTGCGGTTCTTTCAACGTCTCCCCATCAATCTGCCACAAACACAATAACTTGTCATAGAAGCTCGTGCTGACGATCGTTGTCGTCTGCAGCGGGTTCTCAACATCGCTTCTGGGTTGCACATCGCTTCCATAATTCATAGACTTGTGCTCTTCGAACCGGGCTATCACAGAGAAAGTccagtcatcgtcttcgtcttttcTGCTGCTACGCTGCAGCCTGACTATGCGAGTGCCGGCGTGCATGCAGCTACAGAGTAGGACAAAATGGGAACTGGATCGCCCCAAATCAATGTCAGATTGCGTCATATGCATGAAAGATGTGCGAGAATAGCGAAGGAGTCATTTAGGGGactgaagagcaagaaaaGCTTAGCTGCTGGCCTCACGGCCAGGAGCTTTCAGGATGAGTAGGGCAGTTTACGCGACGGGGATTGATCTCCTTCCCGAATTACTTTTTCAGGGCAGTCAATTCGGGAGGATTTTGGGTGGTGgtagtgatgatgatgatgctgatgatgatgcgagTGGGAAGCGAGGCGAGGCGAAGCGAAGCGAAGAATCCGTACCTTGTTGTCTGGTTCTGATCCTGATGATCCTGTAAGGCTGACATAGGTGGTGTCAATGTGTGTTGGCCTGATGCATGATCGGCATCGgctgtgctggtgctgctgctgtggatgccgccgccgctttcGATGTGGCTCGGCTGTGCTACATGCGAAGATGGAGGTGTGAGGAGTTTCAGTCGCCAAACTCCTCCTCCGAGGTTGAGTTCTGCGAGGACTTTTCGTCTGCCGACTGCGGGGAGAGATAGCAGGCGGATGTGGTCATCGTAGCTGCCGGTTACGACTAATGTATCGGATAGAGGAAGGATTGCAGTGACTCCCGCTTGATGGAGTTTGCGGTCTTGCCATTGCATTGCATactcttgctcttcggcgGGATCACTTTGCGCAGAAGCGATATCCtgcgagcacagcagcatcatGTCATCGCCACCAGATAGCACCTTTGCATCATTCTCTGGCGTGAAGTTCATGATCCAGGCTTCGAGCTCGTGCTCGTGCACATCGTGCATAGAGAGCACAGCATTCGGGTCCCAGCAGgccacaacagcagcatctgcatgCTCGTCTCTGCTCTCACTCATGCACAGCACAACCCGCCCATCGGATAGAGTCAATCCGAGAACATTCGGCCGGACGGGATGCCACGTGAGTGACAGCACCAGAGTCGTGTCATCGGTAACTTGCTTCACACATGATAAGACGAGCTCAGTCTGACTCTGCTGTTGTGCTGCGGTATCAGAAGCGGTAGGACGAGTCTTGAGGCGATAGAATGCAAGTAACCCTGTGGATCCTGCGACAGCGAGTAGAGGATCGTTGCTACCGACCAGTTTGTCGGGATGTGGTGCCCACTGCAAGTCGAGAATCGCAAAGTCCGTGGCCAAGCTAAACACCTCGGTGCTGTCCAGAAGCAGAATATCAACAGGGGTTCGAGGTGTCATAGTCCTCCTCGTTCGGGTCGGATGGAGTCATGACGGAAGCTTCAATTATTCTTACCTACATGTTTTTATCGTGAGAGATCTCGTACAGGATCAGGCTGCCTGTGCGCTTCTGCGGTatggctgttgctgcattcTCTGCCGAGCTTGGGTTTGAGTTTGTGGTGGGTAGAGCACTTTCAGAATTCTCTTGTGACGAGTCTCGATCCTCGTTCCGATGTAGGAAGTAGGTGCCTACCGCGAAAATATCTGGTCTTGCCGGGCAGAACTGGATGCAGCTTGGCGGCAGGTCCAGCGTCAAGGATCGAATAGAACTCAACAGCGCCATCAGCGTGGGTCGTTGATGGCACCAATTTGCGACACGGGTCGACAAGATGTCATGCACAGTTTGTCATCGTGAGCAATAGGAAGAAGATTTGATTCACATGTGAGGTCGTGACGCTAAAACTCGTGCCGTGCGGATCGCCGAACTCTAAGCGACGGAATATCCATAATCATTTATCCAGACGCTCATCCAAACAAGACAATTCTCCATCCTCCTTGCAATCTCGATGACTTGGTGCGTCCTTGGTTGGAAATCGCAGTGCCGGCCATATCCTATCGCGCTTTCGTCGTACAATATGCGGCGACACACAAGTGCTGCTGGTGATCGGCCCACAAGCATCAGAATGTCACAACATTCATATGCATCTAGCATGTGTTGCCGCCGTTGCTGACCACTCCTGCTCCATCTGCGCGACCTTTGATTTCGTCAAAAATTTGCAAAAACGCTCCCGGCTCCTCGGCTCCTTGCACTTCATACTGTCCGTTGATTGTGAAGTTGGGCACTCCGCTGATGAATCCTGACTGTGCCTTTGCAACTTCCTTGTCGACCTCATGACCACCCTTATCGGATTCTAGCCAGTCTCGGACCTCCTGTTCTGGTAGTCCGGCCTTCACACCCCGCGCGATTAAGACTTCTCGATCGCTTATGTCCTCTTCGTTCTCGAAATAACAGTTGAACAGTTGCTCGACCACTTTTGTTTGCTGCTCTTGCCCCTTGGTCAGACCAAAATGGATTAAGCGATGACTGTCGCGAGTATTTCCGGTCTTGCCGCCGAACTTGAAGTCAATAGAGACTGCCTTGCCCAACCTTGCAAGATGGCCttgcatcatcttcgtcctTTCGGCGCCGAACCGCTTCTCGTAGAATGCCTGCTTCTCCACGTGTTTCGCCGCGTCAGGGTTGAGGTAGAACGGGTGCCATGTCGTGGAGAAGGTATCGTTCGGGTTCGACTGCTTGTGCTGCTTGATCGCGAGGTCCAGTCGATTCTTGCCGACATAGCACCTGCACGCTGTCAGACTACGCACGTTACGTTAAAGTTCCTCGGTCGGACCAACTTACCACGGACATACGGTGTCGCTcacgatgtcgatgttgtAGTTCGTCATCCTGCGGACTGTCGCTCGAAAAGCCACGTTGGGTGTTCAGGTAAGTGGTAGCACTATCAACCTGCTATGAATACCGATTTTGGCTCGAAAAGGAAAGGAAATTCGTACGAATACTTAACTCCTGTTCTTACGACACTGTCCTGTATAACTAGTTCGCCTTCGCGGCTCACGGCCGCAAGCTCTTTGTATGATTAGAAATCAGCTTTTTTGCCTCCGAGGCGCCGTAGTACCGACAAGAAGGTAATCCACTTGTGCAACTTCTTGATGGGTAATGCTGGACGGAGCAAAGCCTTTACACATGGGCCGAGTCACGAATGTTCTATGTCGAATGTTGTGAAAGCAAGTCCGAGAGTTGCTGGAGCGCCACGCGATGGGGAAGTGAAGATGGCTTGGCGCGCGTAACTTCCGCGCTGCTTCGCCTGCAACACCCATCCATGCACAAAGATTATGATCACCAACAAGAACATGACTACACGCACTTTCGAAAAACCCGTCCCGTAGTGTGGGACCGTGTGAATTCATCGCAAGCTCTGCAGTTCGCAACCGTCGTGAAGATCACGCAAAATGGCGGACCCCGGCTCGGACGCGCCACCTGAAGTGCTCTTCAAATCGAACAAGCGAAGAAAAGTAATCAGGAAACGACACACTGCGGACACAGAGGATTTACCCGAAGCAAGCCCTGAAGGATACGAGCCCAGCGACATGGACTTCACGAGTCAGATACCTGCAGTCAGGCGTCCTATTGCGCGAAAACATGGGATTGCATTCTCGAACTCTGCTGGCGTACAGCCCGCGGAGAACGTGTCAGCCGCGGAGACTGCACTGGTGCCCGTGAAGACAGACGAGAGTGTTTCAGCGTCGATTGATCGTTTCACGAAGCCCACAGGAAAGACGGAGGTCGTGGAGGACAAGCACCTGTATGAGATCTCTCCTTCTACTCCTGATGCTTTGAAGAGTCAGTGCTAACAGTGCAGGACGGCATATATAGATTCCAAGCTGGCTGAGTTGCGTTCCTCAACGGCGCCAGTACCAACAACACAAGAGGACGTCGGTGATAATGCACAGCAAGATCATCGTGATCCAGACGCGAGCGAATCTCAAGACACTGCCAGGAATACATCGGTAGACGATGGGCCACGTAATCGACAACCTCGTCTCAACACTCGAAGAGCAACCAATCGACCGCCTCGTCGTGTTCGACAGAAAGATCCGAGCGAGCTTGCTCGCGAAGCCATGATCGAGCAAATCCTAGGCGAAAGCCAAGTACCCATGTATGATCAGACTTCATCTACGCCAGGTCCGTCTGCAGAAGACGACGGCATCGACCGTGATGAAGCTGTAGCAGAAGCATTCAAAGCGGAATTTCTGGCCAGTTTGCAGGAacggaagagaagaagaaccgCGGTAGAGAAATCTTCCGCTTCCGGTAAGGGTGCAGCTTCGGTGCCCAGTGGACCGAAATTGGGTGGTAGTCGAAGTCAAAGGGAGAAGATGCGACAGCTGGAGGAGGCAAAGGGCGCAAGTGGTGGTCCTGCTAAAAGGTAGAGCAGCGTGCTTGATTAGTATCGAATTCGTAGAACTATCTTGGCTAGATGGGCTTCAGCGCGTTCGGAGGCTGCTGTTAGCATGCAAATATGGCACAGTTCGGACTCTGAAGTCACATCTCTCAGGTGCCTATCGTGGTGAACGTTGTGTCTCGTGCAAGGACTGGAAAACCACAAATGCACGCCTTCACTGAGCTCCTGAAGTGCTGCAGCTGACATACTCCACGCTTCCGTTAGGGCAACGGACCGTACCCCAGGAGTGAGCAGCCAGGCGATGCTGGACGACCAGCGGCCAGCACACCGACGCACCGCCACAGCCAACTGCAGCTATCTCAGGGTGCTCCGAGACACCATGGCACGCGGAGTGAGCGTTTTCTTGCAATGAGGTTGGCCTTGTCTTCACGATGACACGGCAGAACTGCGCGACCTGACAGACTTCTCGGTTAGCCAGGCTAGAAGTTAAGGTCAAGCAGAAGCGAGGATGCTGTTCGACCAAAATTGCGGATGTAGCGATGGAAAAGCGACACCCGCTAGTTGCCGCTGTCGCGTGAGCCAATAGCAGAGCTAACGCCAAGCCTGGCTAAAATCCACACGCACCTGCCTCGACTTCAAGTTCAGAACTTCGTGTTTGAACGACAGCACCCAGCGACATCACAcaacaccgccgccatgccTACCCGTCTCACCAAGACCCGCAAGCAGTACGTTCGCACTCCCACCGTCTACATCGCCATCGACGCGCAACCGGCGGACCTTCAATGGCGATGTGGAAATGGATCAAGACATCCTGTACTGACAATTCTTCCTCTACAGCCGCGGTCACGTCTCTGCCGGTCACGGTCGTGTCGGCAAGCACCGAAAGCACCCAGGTGGTCGTGGTCTTGCTGGTGgtcagcaccaccaccgtaCCAACATGGATAAATACCATCCTGGGTAAGAGAATCCCGCGATTATGAAATTTGCGCGCCCGCTAATTTTGTCCTCAGTTACTTCGGTAAGGTTGGTATGCGATACTTCCACAAGCTCCAGAACCAGTTCTGGAAGCCTGTGATCAACCTCGACAAGGTGAGAATTGCAACCAAATGCCGCAGAGCGGAACGGCATGCTGACGATATACGTACAGCTCTGGTCGCTCGTCCCACAAGAGCAGCGCGAGAAGGCTCTTGCTGGCGGCAAGTCCGACACTGCCCCAgtcctcgacctcctccCTCTCGGCTACAGCAAGGTCCTCGGAAAGGGTCGCATCCCAGAGGTCCCACTCATCGTCCGCGCTCGTTACTTCTCCAAGGACGCCGagcgcaagatcaaggaggcTGGTGGTGTTGTCCAGCTCGTCGCATAAGCGTTTCACGATCAACGCTAGAAAAAGCATGGATGATGGGATGACTTGTTCTGCATGAGAAGCTGGGAAGAGAAAAACCTGGCGTTCAGGAAAGATGCCTGCACTGGAGCGGCAATGTGATACCCACACCTTCAGCGTGGTCGGCTGAGAGATGTTTCTGCGTACAGTCAAACATAGACAAATGCAATTCATCTCTGAACAAACCTTCTGACGTCCTCGTTCGAGGATGAGCTGTATCTTGCACTCCCCCCTCAGTGCTTCACTCTGTCAAAGGGCGGCGATGCGTGGCGTTCTGGCACATTCTGCCGCGAGTCGCTCTCATCATCCACCCGGCGCACATTTCCGTGACATCCACT
Encoded proteins:
- the 60S_3 gene encoding 60S ribosomal protein uL15, with translation MPTRLTKTRKHRGHVSAGHGRVGKHRKHPGGRGLAGGQHHHRTNMDKYHPGYFGKVGMRYFHKLQNQFWKPVINLDKLWSLVPQEQREKALAGGKSDTAPVLDLLPLGYSKVLGKGRIPEVPLIVRARYFSKDAERKIKEAGGVVQLVA